Proteins from one Planctomyces sp. SH-PL62 genomic window:
- a CDS encoding MotA/TolQ/ExbB proton channel family protein yields the protein MTESRRGRVWAIASFLGIWLLAISWSLSPSTATAQESEPAAVATASTGGEQLAGDDGGESFLRWMIRASGLIGVLIAVMSFYLVALIVWMSIHYRTSAAAPRFLVRETRELLDQRRYGDAYNRLAADRSLFARVLAAGVQKLPAGILPARRAMDMANEDATMEMEHRTTYLATVGTLGPMIGLVGTVYGMIKAFRVIATKGTAPQASLLAEGISTALFATLEGIAISIPAIYFYAFFRNRIARMSLEAEKAAEPLLELFAPGVKPETSATPNPAPATPAGPGSHPHPFALNAALAASGGVAPRSALPPAHPE from the coding sequence GTGACGGAATCACGGCGTGGCCGGGTGTGGGCGATCGCGTCCTTCCTCGGAATCTGGCTCCTGGCGATCTCATGGTCCCTCTCCCCGTCGACCGCGACGGCCCAGGAGTCGGAACCGGCGGCCGTCGCGACGGCCTCGACGGGGGGCGAACAGCTCGCCGGCGACGACGGCGGCGAATCGTTCCTGCGCTGGATGATCCGCGCGTCGGGCCTGATCGGCGTGCTGATCGCGGTGATGTCGTTCTACCTCGTCGCCCTGATCGTCTGGATGTCGATCCACTACCGGACCTCGGCCGCCGCGCCCCGGTTCCTGGTGCGCGAGACCCGCGAACTGCTGGACCAGCGGCGCTACGGCGACGCCTACAACCGGCTGGCGGCCGACCGCTCGCTGTTCGCCCGGGTCCTCGCGGCCGGGGTGCAGAAGCTCCCCGCCGGCATCCTCCCCGCGCGCCGGGCCATGGACATGGCGAATGAGGACGCCACGATGGAGATGGAGCACCGGACGACCTACCTGGCGACCGTCGGCACGCTCGGGCCGATGATCGGCCTGGTGGGGACGGTCTACGGCATGATCAAGGCGTTCCGCGTCATCGCCACCAAGGGGACCGCCCCGCAGGCCAGCCTTCTCGCCGAGGGGATCTCGACGGCCCTGTTCGCGACCCTCGAAGGGATCGCGATCTCGATCCCGGCCATCTACTTCTACGCCTTCTTCCGCAATCGCATCGCCCGGATGTCGCTCGAGGCCGAGAAGGCCGCCGAGCCGCTCCTGGAACTGTTCGCGCCGGGGGTCAAGCCCGAGACCTCGGCGACGCCCAATCCGGCGCCCGCCACCCCGGCCGGGCCGGGCTCGCATCCCCATCCGTTCGCGCTCAACGCGGCGTTGGCGGCGTCAGGCGGGGTCGCGCCGCGATCGGCGCTGCCGCCGGCCCATCCCGAGTGA
- a CDS encoding ExbD/TolR family protein, whose protein sequence is MSRSSTSHTLNPNLTPLLDLVLQLITFFMMLVHFGNQIEGETRAVRLPLAPAALPGADLALDRLAAAIDARGNLLADGRVYEGEDASAWWKRQAEARRAGLELIQTAPAAEPTRPETPTLRLQFPAPTPDPGGELPTVVVLRADREASFGAVRKTLAEAQSLGFANFSLVVLNREEP, encoded by the coding sequence ATGTCGCGCTCGTCCACGTCGCACACGCTGAACCCGAACCTGACGCCGCTGCTGGACCTGGTCCTCCAGCTGATCACGTTCTTCATGATGCTGGTCCACTTCGGCAACCAGATCGAGGGTGAGACCCGCGCGGTGCGGCTGCCGCTGGCGCCCGCCGCCCTCCCCGGCGCCGACCTGGCGCTGGACCGGCTCGCCGCCGCGATCGACGCCCGGGGGAACCTCCTGGCGGACGGCCGGGTCTACGAGGGCGAGGACGCCTCGGCCTGGTGGAAGCGACAGGCCGAAGCCCGCCGCGCCGGGCTCGAACTGATCCAGACGGCCCCGGCCGCCGAACCGACCCGCCCCGAAACCCCGACGCTTCGCCTGCAATTCCCGGCCCCGACTCCCGATCCCGGCGGTGAGCTTCCCACGGTCGTGGTCCTCCGGGCCGACCGCGAGGCGTCGTTCGGCGCGGTGCGGAAGACGCTCGCCGAGGCGCAGTCGCTGGGCTTCGCCAATTTCAGCCTCGTGGTCCTGAACCGGGAGGAGCCGTGA
- a CDS encoding serine/threonine-protein kinase translates to MTELGRGGMGAVYSATDEVLQREVAIKVLKDQQAGEEVSKRLRLEAQIAARLLHDNVVRIYDFGQAGGTSYLVMEKVDGTSYSRRWREITLGERLMILAGVAEALDYAHHQGVIHRDVKPGNVLLTSTDVPKLSDFGLSLLAENDEAAGIVRGTPNYMSPEQAKGQRLNYRTDLYSLGVMLYESVAGAVPFTGTPVIVMAQHANTPPPPLMARERGASPELEKLILALMAKRPEDRPAGGAAVAKILRVEARKLLGEAEPGGDDAAPPEEPVEPVVDLGALAELGEGRAVNPHATADAGAKRPARRQDAAPRVAAAEAADLAASPLVRTMLRTILAEPTSLTPEERYLSGYYLAYLLVGSRRRPFYARRKLERLNADRARLILALTYALTAQDSQAAVQEAAQLLDQKVEVRPALNPVVLAKFLSWRDSPNRRRMLRQMRKAIQEASSYAREHMTDDKGVLNVGLIPRSADDLRKIAPEREVGDDLVERWNRLADAWREHPELRETVLRYAGGAAYRDPSGAAMWPEVVYPLVEMARWQRGRRSRLSDAWHFLASRVLHLPDPGEKLHRILTRHLAPRVVEQIDRSAVQLERALARVEPDEEAAPEDQDSRAARFAQGAEASRIGAIAAEADAEVVGGDQVALVDVDPIRFLQGELHELWKEAAASMQQATGGPGARPAGHRHTPLGPYRLTVVPSMRGASAGQVVVQGMPSKQLELLTPSLRTSGSRSRPIVAAWPYTDNSLLLAYQDFKSVQRFILWDAPRARQSTYTDPAEVYRELEAQGMEIPEAMETALSKSFRPQGGRRR, encoded by the coding sequence GTGACGGAGCTGGGCCGGGGGGGCATGGGCGCCGTCTACTCCGCGACCGACGAGGTGCTCCAGCGCGAGGTGGCGATCAAGGTCCTGAAGGACCAGCAGGCCGGCGAGGAGGTCTCCAAGAGGCTCCGCCTGGAGGCCCAGATCGCCGCCCGGCTGCTGCATGACAACGTCGTGCGGATCTACGACTTCGGCCAGGCCGGCGGGACCAGCTACCTGGTCATGGAGAAGGTCGACGGCACCAGCTACAGCCGCCGCTGGCGCGAGATCACGCTGGGCGAACGGCTGATGATCCTCGCCGGAGTGGCCGAGGCGCTCGACTACGCCCACCACCAGGGGGTCATCCACCGCGACGTCAAGCCGGGCAACGTCCTGCTCACCTCGACCGACGTCCCCAAACTCTCCGATTTCGGCCTCTCGCTCCTGGCCGAGAACGACGAGGCCGCCGGGATCGTCCGGGGGACGCCGAACTACATGAGCCCCGAGCAGGCCAAGGGGCAACGGCTCAACTATCGCACCGACCTCTACTCGCTGGGTGTGATGCTCTACGAGTCGGTCGCCGGCGCCGTCCCGTTCACGGGGACCCCGGTGATCGTGATGGCCCAGCACGCCAACACCCCGCCGCCGCCGCTCATGGCGCGCGAGCGGGGCGCTTCGCCCGAACTGGAGAAGCTGATCCTGGCCCTGATGGCCAAGCGTCCCGAGGACCGGCCCGCCGGCGGGGCGGCCGTGGCGAAGATCCTCCGCGTCGAGGCGAGGAAGCTGCTGGGCGAGGCTGAGCCGGGCGGCGACGACGCGGCCCCCCCGGAGGAGCCCGTCGAGCCGGTGGTCGACCTCGGCGCGCTGGCCGAGCTGGGCGAAGGCCGCGCGGTGAACCCGCACGCGACCGCGGACGCCGGGGCGAAGCGGCCCGCACGCCGACAGGACGCGGCCCCCCGTGTCGCGGCGGCCGAGGCGGCCGATCTCGCCGCGTCCCCCCTCGTCCGCACGATGCTCCGGACGATCCTGGCCGAGCCGACCTCGCTGACCCCGGAGGAACGCTATCTCTCGGGCTACTACCTCGCCTACCTTCTGGTCGGCTCGCGACGCCGGCCGTTCTACGCCCGCCGCAAGCTCGAACGCCTCAACGCCGACCGCGCGCGGCTCATCCTCGCCTTGACCTACGCCCTGACCGCGCAGGACTCCCAGGCGGCCGTGCAGGAAGCCGCCCAGCTCCTCGACCAGAAGGTCGAGGTCCGCCCGGCGCTCAACCCGGTGGTGCTCGCCAAGTTCTTGAGCTGGCGCGACAGCCCCAACCGCCGGCGGATGCTCCGACAGATGCGCAAGGCGATCCAGGAAGCCAGCTCCTACGCCCGCGAGCACATGACCGACGACAAGGGAGTGCTCAACGTCGGCCTGATCCCGCGCTCGGCCGACGACCTTCGCAAGATCGCCCCGGAACGCGAGGTCGGCGACGACCTGGTCGAGCGATGGAACCGCCTGGCCGACGCCTGGCGCGAGCACCCCGAGCTGCGCGAAACCGTCCTCCGCTACGCCGGCGGCGCGGCCTATCGCGACCCTTCGGGCGCGGCGATGTGGCCCGAGGTGGTCTATCCGCTCGTCGAGATGGCCCGATGGCAGCGCGGGCGGCGAAGCCGCCTGAGCGACGCCTGGCACTTCCTCGCCAGCCGCGTCCTCCACCTCCCCGACCCCGGCGAGAAGCTCCACCGGATCCTCACCCGCCACCTCGCCCCGAGGGTCGTCGAACAGATCGACCGCTCGGCCGTCCAGCTCGAACGGGCCCTGGCGCGAGTCGAGCCCGACGAGGAGGCCGCGCCCGAGGACCAGGACTCCCGCGCCGCGAGGTTCGCCCAGGGGGCCGAGGCCTCGCGGATCGGGGCCATCGCCGCCGAGGCCGACGCGGAGGTCGTGGGGGGCGACCAGGTCGCGCTCGTCGACGTCGATCCGATCCGGTTCCTCCAGGGGGAGCTTCACGAACTCTGGAAAGAGGCCGCCGCTTCCATGCAGCAGGCGACCGGCGGCCCGGGGGCCCGCCCGGCGGGGCATCGCCACACCCCGCTGGGGCCTTATCGCCTGACGGTCGTCCCCTCGATGCGGGGCGCCTCGGCCGGCCAGGTGGTCGTGCAGGGGATGCCCAGCAAGCAGCTCGAACTGCTCACCCCCTCGCTTCGAACCTCGGGGTCGCGAAGCCGCCCGATCGTCGCCGCCTGGCCCTACACGGACAACAGCCTGCTCCTGGCCTACCAGGACTTCAAGAGCGTCCAGCGATTCATCCTGTGGGACGCCCCGCGCGCCCGGCAGTCGACCTACACCGACCCCGCCGAGGTCTATCGCGAGCTGGAAGCCCAGGGGATGGAGATCCCCGAGGCGATGGAGACGGCCCTCAGCAAGAGTTTCCGGCCCCAGGGGGGGCGGCGGCGTTGA
- a CDS encoding zeta toxin family protein, which translates to MGAPSVIVLAGPNGAGKSTAAPSLLRGTLAVDHFVNADEIARGLSAFAPESTAVQAGRIMLARIKQLAAARADFAFETTLASRSFAHWLRSLIATGYEFHLVFLWLPSADLAVARVADRVLHGGHHVPEDVIRRRYAAGMRNFQTLYRPLAANWHVYNNVRRDHLRIVAGGSGPEVRLVKRPAAWRRFQGQAGDSR; encoded by the coding sequence ATGGGAGCCCCGAGCGTCATCGTGCTGGCCGGACCGAACGGCGCGGGCAAGTCGACCGCGGCTCCGTCGCTTCTGCGCGGGACGCTGGCGGTCGACCACTTCGTCAACGCCGACGAGATCGCCCGCGGGCTCTCCGCGTTCGCACCCGAATCGACGGCCGTTCAGGCTGGCCGTATCATGCTGGCCCGGATCAAGCAACTCGCCGCGGCCCGCGCCGATTTCGCGTTCGAGACCACGCTCGCCAGCCGATCCTTCGCCCACTGGCTCCGCTCGCTGATCGCGACGGGTTACGAGTTCCACCTCGTCTTCCTCTGGCTCCCGTCCGCCGACCTGGCCGTCGCGCGCGTGGCCGATCGCGTCCTCCACGGGGGGCACCACGTCCCCGAGGACGTCATTCGCCGTCGTTATGCGGCCGGGATGCGGAACTTCCAGACGCTGTACCGTCCCCTGGCTGCGAACTGGCACGTTTACAATAATGTGAGAAGGGACCACCTGCGGATCGTCGCGGGTGGGAGCGGGCCGGAGGTGCGACTCGTCAAGCGACCGGCGGCATGGCGACGATTCCAGGGCCAGGCGGGAGACTCCCGATGA
- a CDS encoding Panacea domain-containing protein: protein MSRQCVQGVTNYIVWDCHEAGSYITLAKLQKLLYFAQARHLAMHDEPLFAGRFEAWAHGPTLRSVHRRFEHFGWRSLDEFIPRPVLDPHTEQFLKTMLDELGEFDARHLEAMIHRDDAWLAAREGAPECVDGRWEGVISEDLMREVYRRRLDPEAAGV from the coding sequence ATGAGTCGGCAGTGCGTCCAGGGAGTCACCAATTACATCGTCTGGGACTGCCACGAGGCCGGTTCCTACATCACGCTGGCGAAGCTCCAGAAGCTTCTGTATTTCGCCCAGGCCCGCCACCTGGCGATGCACGACGAACCGCTGTTCGCCGGCCGATTCGAGGCGTGGGCGCACGGCCCGACGCTCCGTTCGGTCCACCGTCGGTTCGAGCACTTCGGCTGGCGGAGCCTCGACGAGTTCATCCCCCGGCCGGTCCTCGACCCGCACACCGAGCAGTTCCTCAAGACGATGCTCGACGAGCTAGGCGAGTTCGACGCCCGCCACCTCGAAGCGATGATCCATCGCGACGACGCCTGGCTCGCCGCCCGCGAGGGGGCGCCCGAGTGCGTCGACGGCCGCTGGGAAGGCGTCATCTCCGAAGACCTCATGCGCGAGGTCTACCGACGCCGACTCGACCCCGAGGCGGCGGGGGTCTGA
- a CDS encoding ExbD/TolR family protein: MSVSPQLAIPPAGNDDPEARGTRRYRPGPPDDVYFPVAPMLDMAFQLLAFFILTFRAPTAETHIELYLPTTPAALPTAARGLARPTSRTVDVDLENDVLIRAEADDLGDLKALRLGEAPVPDLAQLGQRLRRYVELLGNRPLRVRLIADDRLLYEPAARIIAVCSASGVAAVRLAPPGTSP; the protein is encoded by the coding sequence GTGAGCGTCTCGCCGCAACTCGCGATCCCCCCGGCCGGCAACGACGACCCCGAAGCCCGGGGGACTCGACGATACCGCCCCGGCCCCCCCGACGACGTGTACTTCCCGGTCGCGCCGATGCTCGACATGGCGTTCCAACTCCTGGCCTTCTTCATCCTGACGTTCCGGGCGCCGACCGCCGAGACCCACATCGAGCTTTACCTGCCCACGACCCCCGCGGCGCTCCCCACGGCCGCTCGCGGCCTGGCGAGGCCGACGTCGCGGACCGTCGACGTCGACCTGGAGAACGACGTTTTGATCCGCGCCGAGGCCGACGACCTCGGCGACCTGAAAGCCCTGCGGCTCGGCGAGGCCCCCGTCCCCGACCTGGCCCAGCTCGGCCAGCGGCTCCGCCGCTACGTCGAATTGCTCGGGAATCGACCGCTGCGCGTCCGACTGATCGCCGACGACCGCCTGCTCTACGAACCCGCCGCCCGGATCATCGCCGTCTGCTCGGCCTCGGGCGTCGCCGCGGTCCGACTGGCCCCGCCCGGGACCTCGCCGTGA
- a CDS encoding metallophosphoesterase: MTASRLTIPALIAIGWIQAPAPVRGQSPAPPAVQSPVQAPVQADSPRTTPVAEADAHRPSPIPDRIIRTIAADPARSIAVTWRTDASVGQGLAQIAPADHGPRFVARAATAQADSQELRTNLNVARFHSVVFRDLEPSTRYVYRVGDGVDWSEWFQVRTASDKPEPFTFLYFGDAQTEVKSMWSRVVRKAYADAPDAAFLVHAGDLVNRGASDALWGEWFAAGGWLNAMVPSVPSPGNHEYERARLPDGKADPNAKSVFTAHWRAQFALPENGPPGLEETAYFFDHQGVRVVSLNSSERHAEQAEWLDRVLAENPQTWTIVTFHHPIYSPAKNRDNPELRGLWQPIFDRYKVDLVLQGHDHTYARTGLKAFENVPSGGTARDDPGATAGTVYVVSVAGPKMYVLDPESWMQRSGEDVQLYQVISIDGGVLRYDARTATGDPYDGFELHKQPEGRPNRLVERIPETPEIRRPAPQAAATGK, translated from the coding sequence ATGACCGCGAGCCGCTTGACGATCCCCGCCCTGATCGCGATCGGATGGATACAGGCCCCCGCGCCCGTCCGGGGACAGTCCCCGGCGCCTCCTGCCGTCCAGAGCCCGGTCCAGGCCCCGGTCCAGGCCGACTCGCCCCGGACCACGCCGGTCGCCGAGGCCGACGCGCACCGGCCCTCGCCGATCCCCGACCGGATCATCCGCACGATCGCGGCCGACCCCGCGCGGTCGATCGCCGTCACCTGGCGGACCGACGCCAGCGTCGGCCAGGGGCTGGCGCAGATCGCCCCGGCCGACCACGGCCCGAGGTTCGTCGCGCGGGCCGCAACGGCCCAGGCCGACTCGCAGGAACTTCGGACGAACCTCAACGTGGCTCGGTTCCACTCGGTCGTCTTCCGCGACCTGGAGCCCTCGACGCGCTACGTCTACCGCGTCGGAGACGGCGTCGACTGGAGCGAGTGGTTCCAGGTGCGCACCGCCTCCGACAAGCCCGAGCCGTTCACGTTCCTCTACTTCGGCGACGCCCAGACCGAGGTCAAGTCGATGTGGTCTCGGGTGGTCCGCAAGGCGTACGCCGACGCCCCCGACGCCGCGTTCCTGGTCCACGCCGGCGACCTCGTCAACCGAGGGGCGAGCGACGCCCTCTGGGGCGAATGGTTCGCGGCCGGCGGTTGGCTCAACGCGATGGTCCCCAGCGTCCCCTCCCCCGGCAACCACGAGTACGAGCGAGCACGCCTCCCCGACGGCAAGGCCGACCCGAACGCGAAGTCCGTCTTCACCGCCCACTGGCGGGCCCAGTTCGCCCTCCCGGAGAACGGGCCGCCGGGACTTGAAGAGACCGCCTATTTCTTCGACCACCAGGGCGTGCGCGTGGTCTCGCTCAACTCCAGCGAGCGTCACGCGGAACAGGCCGAGTGGCTCGACCGCGTGCTGGCCGAGAATCCCCAGACCTGGACCATCGTCACGTTCCACCACCCGATCTACTCGCCGGCCAAAAACCGCGACAACCCCGAGCTGCGCGGCCTCTGGCAGCCGATCTTCGACCGTTACAAGGTCGACCTCGTCCTGCAAGGCCACGACCATACCTACGCCCGGACCGGGCTCAAGGCGTTCGAGAACGTCCCCTCCGGCGGCACCGCCCGCGACGATCCCGGCGCGACCGCCGGCACGGTCTACGTCGTCTCGGTCGCCGGGCCGAAGATGTACGTCCTGGACCCGGAATCGTGGATGCAACGCTCCGGCGAGGACGTGCAGCTCTATCAGGTCATCTCCATCGACGGCGGCGTCCTCCGCTACGACGCCCGCACGGCGACCGGCGATCCTTACGACGGCTTCGAGTTGCACAAGCAGCCCGAAGGCCGCCCCAACCGCCTGGTCGAGCGCATCCCCGAGACCCCCGAGATCCGCCGCCCCGCCCCCCAGGCCGCCGCGACGGGCAAGTGA
- a CDS encoding sodium/proton-translocating pyrophosphatase, producing MEEHSVKLFEPLTDYAMPERVGLILTLLIAVAGLGYAGMLVGQVLGADQGTPKMREVADAIREGAWAYLIRQAKALFPLIFLLTLILYFTAQASGAVQLGRALAFFVGAFFSWLVGFVGMNLAVRGNLRVAAAARTSYGDAMQLGYRTGTITGMLTDGLGLLGGTAIFIIFGEKAYEVLLGFGFGGTLLALFMRVGGGIYTKAADVGADLVGKVEANIPEDDPRNAATIADNVGDNVGDCAGMASDIFESYEVTIVAAMILGYASFGHKGVIFPLLVRAIGVVGSIISTYSVRAKADSTSDEALHSVHRGFVIGSVISVFGFMALGLAYLHFDDAYIHNYPQAAYGYNVTEEFAKARDAALDAGVPLKEFTHAYEGPILAAQPFWADLGMVQGLDMRPAWTCLIGILLAIGLNKVTSYYTHTQYEPVQSLAKSCQTGHATNIIQGLAVGYESAVVSTLVIAGAIFVSVVIYEGASPLFVAYGVAMCGIGMLTLTGNTISMDVFGPVADNANGIGEMGYDREEMGEENYARARQILADLDAVGNTTKAETKGIAIGSAVIAAVSLFSSFIAVVAVGSEDKVATMPLSEYMAEAGKLSVAAPMVFIGALIGGVVPFLFSSMLIRAVGRAAFLIVKECRTQFRDKDIWAGVKKPDYGRVVNICTSAAQNELVGPALLAILMPILVGIFLGPQALGGFLAGMIIVGQLLAVFMSNAGGAWDNAKKTIEDEPRTATTGKGSEKHKAAVTGDTVGDPLKDTAGPALNPLIKVMNMVSLLSIPAIMATAKGDYASALYIVGVFCLAGVGWAVWRSKTDSKELREMEAELAGSAEQVFEGSAR from the coding sequence ATGGAAGAGCACTCGGTGAAGCTGTTCGAACCGCTGACCGACTACGCGATGCCGGAGCGGGTGGGCCTGATCCTGACGTTGTTGATCGCGGTGGCGGGGCTGGGCTACGCGGGCATGCTGGTCGGCCAGGTTTTGGGCGCGGACCAGGGGACTCCCAAGATGCGCGAGGTGGCCGACGCCATCCGCGAGGGGGCGTGGGCCTACCTGATCCGGCAGGCGAAGGCGCTCTTCCCGCTGATCTTCCTGCTGACGCTGATCCTGTACTTCACGGCGCAGGCGTCGGGGGCGGTGCAGCTCGGCCGGGCGCTGGCGTTCTTCGTGGGGGCGTTCTTCTCGTGGCTGGTGGGGTTCGTGGGGATGAACCTGGCGGTGCGGGGCAACCTCCGCGTGGCCGCCGCGGCCCGGACGAGCTACGGCGACGCGATGCAGCTGGGCTATCGCACCGGGACCATCACCGGCATGCTGACCGACGGCCTGGGCCTGCTGGGCGGCACGGCGATCTTCATCATCTTCGGCGAGAAGGCCTATGAGGTCCTGCTCGGGTTCGGCTTCGGCGGCACGCTGTTGGCCCTGTTCATGCGGGTCGGCGGCGGCATCTACACGAAGGCGGCCGACGTGGGCGCCGACCTCGTGGGCAAGGTCGAGGCGAACATCCCCGAGGACGACCCCCGGAACGCGGCGACGATCGCCGACAACGTGGGCGACAACGTCGGCGACTGCGCCGGGATGGCGTCGGACATCTTCGAGAGCTACGAGGTCACGATCGTCGCGGCGATGATCCTGGGCTACGCAAGCTTCGGCCACAAGGGGGTGATCTTCCCGCTCCTGGTCCGGGCCATCGGCGTGGTGGGCTCGATCATCAGCACCTACAGCGTTCGGGCCAAGGCCGACAGCACCAGCGACGAGGCCTTGCACTCGGTCCACCGCGGCTTCGTGATCGGCTCGGTCATCAGCGTCTTCGGCTTCATGGCTCTGGGCCTGGCCTACCTGCACTTCGACGACGCCTACATCCACAACTATCCCCAGGCCGCCTACGGCTACAACGTGACCGAGGAGTTCGCCAAGGCCCGCGACGCCGCGCTGGACGCGGGCGTGCCGCTGAAGGAATTCACCCACGCCTACGAGGGCCCGATCCTCGCCGCCCAGCCGTTCTGGGCCGACCTGGGGATGGTCCAGGGCCTGGACATGCGGCCCGCCTGGACCTGCCTCATCGGCATCCTCCTGGCGATCGGCCTGAACAAGGTGACGAGCTACTACACCCACACCCAGTACGAACCGGTGCAGAGCCTGGCCAAGAGTTGCCAGACCGGCCACGCGACCAACATCATCCAGGGCCTGGCCGTGGGCTACGAGTCGGCCGTGGTATCGACCCTGGTCATCGCGGGGGCGATCTTCGTCTCGGTGGTCATCTATGAAGGGGCGAGCCCGCTGTTCGTCGCCTACGGCGTGGCGATGTGCGGCATCGGCATGCTGACCCTGACCGGCAACACGATCTCGATGGACGTCTTCGGCCCGGTGGCCGACAACGCCAACGGCATCGGCGAGATGGGCTACGACCGCGAGGAGATGGGCGAGGAGAACTACGCCCGCGCCCGGCAGATCCTGGCCGACCTCGACGCGGTGGGCAACACCACCAAGGCCGAGACCAAGGGGATCGCGATCGGCTCGGCGGTCATCGCGGCGGTGAGCCTGTTCTCCAGCTTCATCGCGGTCGTCGCGGTGGGGAGCGAGGACAAGGTCGCGACGATGCCCCTGAGCGAGTACATGGCCGAGGCCGGCAAGCTCTCCGTCGCCGCCCCGATGGTCTTCATCGGCGCCCTGATCGGCGGCGTCGTCCCCTTCCTGTTCAGCTCGATGCTGATCCGGGCCGTGGGCCGCGCCGCGTTCCTGATCGTCAAAGAATGCCGCACCCAGTTCCGCGACAAGGACATCTGGGCGGGCGTCAAGAAGCCGGACTACGGCCGCGTCGTCAACATCTGCACCTCGGCCGCCCAGAACGAGCTGGTGGGCCCCGCCCTGCTGGCGATCCTGATGCCGATCCTGGTCGGCATCTTCCTCGGCCCCCAGGCCCTCGGCGGCTTCCTCGCCGGCATGATCATCGTCGGCCAGCTCCTGGCCGTCTTCATGTCGAACGCGGGCGGCGCCTGGGACAACGCCAAGAAGACCATCGAGGACGAGCCCCGCACCGCGACCACCGGCAAGGGCTCCGAGAAGCACAAGGCGGCCGTCACCGGCGACACCGTGGGCGACCCCCTGAAGGACACGGCCGGCCCGGCCCTCAACCCGCTGATCAAGGTCATGAACATGGTCAGCCTGCTGTCCATCCCGGCCATCATGGCCACCGCGAAGGGCGACTACGCCTCGGCCCTCTACATCGTCGGCGTGTTCTGCCTCGCCGGCGTCGGCTGGGCCGTCTGGCGGTCCAAGACCGACAGCAAGGAACTCCGCGAGATGGAAGCCGAACTCGCCGGCTCCGCCGAGCAGGTCTTCGAGGGTTCCGCCCGCTGA